A segment of the Juglans regia cultivar Chandler chromosome 15, Walnut 2.0, whole genome shotgun sequence genome:
AATAAGTTGTTGATCGagcaaattaagaaaaatattgattcgAAGtccctaattatatatatgtattctgATTTCAAATGGTTTTGGTAATTGACATGCAGAGAAGTGTAGAATTGGATCAGGGCCACAGAACGAGTGGTATTTTTTCAGCCACAAGGACAAGAAATATCCAACTGGAACTCGAACAAATCGGGCAACCACAGCTGGGTTCTGGAAGGCAACGGGGAGGGACAAAGCCATCCATCTCAGCAATGCCAAAAGCATTGGCATGAGAAAAACCCTTGTGTTCTACACAGGTCGTGCTCCCCACGGCCAAAAGACTGACTGGATCATGCATGAATACCGTCTTGATGATGACAATTCCCAGGTTCAGGTAATTATTACATATATCGTATTAGATCTAGTTTACAATTAAAAGAGTTCGAATCTGACAAACCCTATCtgtgaaatgaaaataatataacatcTCACTTCTATCAGGAAGATGGCTGGGTTGTCTGTAGAGTTTTCAAGAAGAAGAATCACTGTCGAGTTTTCCAGCCAGAAAGTGCTCAAGAAGCTGAACATTTCACTCAAATGAAGGCAAGTGGTTCTGCCCCAGTACTACTAGAGCCAAAACAAACCCATCTTCGACCACTATATGACTATAAATTTGATGGACCAATGCATCTTCCACAGTTGTTCAGCCCAGAGTCAGCTTTTGCTCAGCCTTCCTTTATATCTCCTGCCTCTCTGAACACTATGGACATCCAGTGTTCTCAAAACTTGTTAAGGCTAACAGCAGGTGGTTGTGCCGGCCTTATGCACCAGGAGAGGTTTAATGGCGACTGGTCATTCTTGGACAAACTCCTTGCTTCTCATCATCAGAGCATGGATCATCATCAGCACCCTCAAAGCAAATGCAACCCTTCATCTCATCAAGTTCCTGATCATGTGGGAAGTTCCTCAAGTACTAGTCAGAAATTCCCATTTCAATACCTTGGTTGTGAGACTGACATCTTGAAGTTTTCCAAGTAAAACCCTCATGAGTTCTCTGTTATAAGCTGTATGGCAGACATCTTTATGATCTTTGATGATCAGTAGCATAATCGGCCGGTTAGATATTTGGTTGAGATTCTATGCCTTCTAGTTTAAAACTTTATGTACTTCTCATGATCATGGAAAAGTATATAAGTTTAAACTGTTAAGAACAACTACTGATCacgtacaatatatatttatggtttctttcttgttttgtcAGCAACGTTAATCAAATTGTTTTTACCTGCTTTCAATTTACTTTCTGTTTACGATAGTATATGCTTGATCAAGAACTGGTGCACAGACTGATGATCAGCCTACACATGTACACACGAAGCAAGtaccaaaaaagaaaggggAAGAACGTCGATGGATGTTTAAGgcatatatataatggataAACTAGCTAGGAAGAAGCAGCCCTTCTCTCGTTGTATTAGTAATTAGTGTCATATGAAGtagaatattttataacaaatgTGCgtcacctttttattttttatattttatcttttttgggCAATTCAATCTAATTACAGATTTAGAAACTATTACTTAGATCATATCCATCCTCAATCCATCTCATgtaaaactaattattatgCTAATTAGGACGTCTAAGGGGTGGAAATGTTTTCGCTACTCGCCTACTTAATAAGTGGGCTCAAGACATAGAATATCTAATTTAAATTGAGTGAGTGTTGAGTCAAAATCTTAACTCAGGATCTCTACTTACCTGATAGCATttgaaattactatttatccTAAAAGATTAAAGTAATGGGAAGAgaaaaatttagatttaattatttattttatatctttaacattGGAGAGACTATGGTTTTTCTTTATAGCAATTACGGATAACTACTATTAAGGGAACCTTCTTCGATTATcaatatgttttaataaaattttgctCGCTTGCAAGATCTGGCTGTACTCACTGAGTATTGCATGTGCAATGCACGTACTTGATTCCCCCACGGGAGCCAAAATGCTTGCTGCCTAGACATGCTAGCACCTTGCTCCTACTCCCTTCTTAGGGAGTATGGTGAAGGAGCGCAATGCTCACTAGCTCCGCAAGTATCATAAAGAGGGGAAGAACTTGTCTCCTAGCCAATTACAATAGAGAACAAAATGTTCGCTATCTCGGTGTGGACCAAGGGAGCCAAAGAGCTTGCCACCTCAGCATGCAAGGTGGGGAGGGAAAGTGATCTCCCTAGGTGAGCAACATGGAGAGCACCAAAGGAAGTAAAGTGCTCATCACCCCAGGCGAGAACTGTGGAAAGCAAAGTGCTCACCACCTTGGCAAGCAAAGTGTAGATAGATAGTGCTCGCCCGGGTTAGCATCTCGGCAAGGAACGTGGAAAGGGACAGAGCTCACCTCATAGGCGAGCACCACGGGAAGTAAAATAGTCCTACCTCAGGCGAGCAACGTAGAGAGCACAAAGGTAACTAGCCAAGCACCACAGGGGCAAAGTGCTAGACCTTGGGCAAGCATGAGGAGAGGCAAGGGCTCGCTCTCTAGGCGAGCAGCATGtaattgtgataccccatatgatatggatagaggtaggtggtgtatgggatctcacattacttaggaatgagaagttcttactctttataaggttccaatggggcttcaattgcatcattgactagtccttttggagtataggccatgtggtttgggccttccattggggcgttacaaatggtatcagagccaatcccaaccagaaatgtaggacttgagccgtgccacctacaatgtaTAAGCCCGACGAGGACattgggaatttaaggggggtagattgtgataccccatatgatatgattaagggtaggtggtgtatgggatcccacattacttgggaaggagaagttattgttctttataaggttccaatggggcttcaattgtatcattgactagtcattttgaagtatagacaatgtggtttgggccttccattggggcgttacactaaTTGCTCACCCCAAAGAGAGCACCACAGGAGTTAAAATACTAGCCACCTCTACGAACAACAGGAAAATGAAAAGTGCTCATACCGTAGGCAAGCAAAGAACATGAAGGTAATCAAAATGCTTACCAAGGTAACCAAGCAAGCACTACGGGAAGCAAAGTGCTTAGCTTCTAGGCGAGCAATATGGGAAGTAAAGTGCTCGCCCCAAAGCGAACACGATGGGGGCAAAGCACTTGCCCCAAGGTGAGCAATCCGGGAAGCAAAGAGCTCGCACTCAACGAGAGCAATATGGGAAGTAAAGTGCTCACTCGAAGGCGAGCACCACAGAAGGGCCAAGTACTCATCCCAGCGCGGGCAATATGGGAATTATAGTGCTCGACCCCAGGCGAGCAATATGGGAAGTAGAGTGCTTGGTCTCAGCGAGCGATACAGGAATTAGAGTGCTGGCCCCAAGGCGAGCACCACGGGAGCTAAAATTGTCCTCCACCAGACAAGCAATATCGAAAGCAAAGTGCTTATactatatttaacttttttctctcgcattttttaaaaccacataaaatatcttactcaaatcatttcactactattaacaaattatctcactattattcacagattttcCATCTCATGTCATCTCATCTATATAGAGGCTCAAGTTTTGCTAAATTTTAACgataaatcacattttttatattttaactactcaccttaatattagaatttaaaacttTCTATATCtcactctcttttattttataaaaaaaaaaaacacatttcctctattttattctttatttattttttagctcatattttttcaaatcttttttaacaATCATTTTCTCAGGACCAACTTTTTGTTTCTCACTATTAGGAAGAGACCAACTATTTATTGTTTTACAATCATTTTTTAGGACCATGTATTTATTTGCATGCATTCTTAAGACTTGTATactctaaaactgtaaatatcatttctcgtttttaaaatcacaatctatctcttcctaatgataatatatatttttaaattgtctCTTTCCAAATAGTCGTTCCCCTGAATTTGTAACATGCATGTAAGTAAAAGGAATGTGATAATTGTTTTCACCCCAAATTGTTGTTCAAGTTAAAGACCAGTTTTGCTATATAGAAGCCGATGTGTTAGCACGGCACTTATATATAGTGAGACTtattattactttaaaaaatatcaaaacaccAATCATTTTTAGCATAGTTGATGTGAAAAGCTTCTATATCAGCAGTGTGCTGGGTGTATTAAAAATAAGACTGCTAAATAGATTTTCTCCGAGTTAAATAGAGTTGTAATGCAtttaaagaaatagaaaaaaaaatgcatcgaATCATTGATCAACGAGATGTTGAATAAACAAGAATTCAAACAAAGTTATTTGTAGAGacattaatgaaaaattaaaatgggaTTCTACTGTTGCATTAAATCTATTCCCTATTTTGACATGACGGATGTGATTGGATTTTGGACAAAGGTAACACCTTTTTGCCAAATTTTGGCTAAAGATCAAATTCTCTTAATTAATTACGAGCCTGGATGTGGATGCTATTAGGTCTGGCCCCTTTGTTACAATAGAAATGACTGTTTTTTTGGATGAAAGACTTCCTTCAAGAAAAGCATTTTGTTGCAGTACTTAATTACTTCATTGAATGAAACTTTATACGTATATAAATAACCATGTTTAGTatgctattttctttttaaaaaaaaaaattgaacttcaatccaaatatcttttaaattgtctaatttattattttattattatttttcacatactttttattattattcactactattcaatattctattattactttttcactactattcacagaatatctcaCTACCTAAATGCAATCGATCTACCTAGCTATCAATTACTTTTACAAAACTTGAatagaaaatacttttaaaaaagtttttatcCAAACAATTCTCATTTTTTCCTATACACTTTCACAATTAAATCTGAATACATGGAATTAGTATATCTTAAAATTTCTATGAAAACTTATGAGAATTCTCAAAAATCTTATTGATCAAAAACGTTGTCGCATTCACATCGCGTAATCCTCAAAATTTGTATTGAATACTCTCATTTAATTACAAATGCTACACAACTAATCGAAAAAGTTACATTAATGGACTGAGAAATTTACACTTTTAAGATTTATAGTCGATAAAGGATAGTCATAGATTTCTTTCGACATATATTGCCGAGTAGCTAGAAAAATCACTAAACATACATCCACTAGTGGAGTAGTCACGTTCGACTTAATCGATTTTTGTGGAAAATGTTCAATTTCCACAGGTTCTTCTCATGGGTATTAGTATCACCCATGAGATTATATGGTGGGGAAAACATTTTCTCCCACCGGCTTGGTTCGTCAGTAAATGTATGACCAAACTTGTCTCATCGAGGCTTCCATAGGAAATACCATATTTTCCATGATTACATCTCATAGGTAATAGTTTTCATAGAATTGAAATAGTTTTTTCTCACAAACTAGTTGATCCAtaggtaataattaattaccatGAATTTATTATGTAGGAAATAATTTGCTACATTTCCtacctatttattttttttcctatagacACATTCGTGTGTATGACAGTTAATGTCCATGAATAAATTTTGTAggaaataattttgatggttgaGTTTAGCTACCATTTTTTACCTACAAACAATAGCACGTGggaaaaagtgttttttttttcttaccattATCGTGCGTAAACAATAGCTTAGATTTGTGACATTTCTCACAAATTGTTAGTCAATCAATACTTTTTCCATATTCTTATATCAATGCAATCAAACTTTGCATTTTCACTGAAGatcacctatatatacatgataaaaTCTATTTTGTAAACAATATTCTAGACAACAATAATCTATGCAAACACTCAAATTATATGATCACCTAAGTATCAAATTCAATCTGTTATGTAACATACTGCAATAAACACAGGactataacataattatatatcaatatgttaTAAACAAATTTCAATCAGGACCATTGTTTAATTAAGGTCATAGAAATACATGATTAATGTTTGTTGAGTGGGAATGACAGGAGGGTCGTCAGTATGCATATATGATACTACAACTTGACTCCAAATTAAACACAACTTCATTGAATTTGTGATGTACTTTAGCAACTTTTGCTATGCCCAGATGACCACCAAATATCCTCTTCATCCACACATGAGAGGGCTAATAGAGATCTGAAAATAAAGCACAAAGATGTTAGCCCATGAAAGCAAGGTGTGTCTCAGCAGTAATAGGCTTCCATACTATTATTGTTGTTTAAAATATCTGTGTTCACATATTTCATGGCATAAATCTCCAAGTTATACTACTGGTCATCTATA
Coding sequences within it:
- the LOC108984349 gene encoding NAC domain-containing protein 76-like isoform X2 yields the protein MMPGNGQLSVPPGFRFHPTDEELLYYYLRKKVSYEAIDLDVIREVDLNKLEPWDLKEKCRIGSGPQNEWYFFSHKDKKYPTGTRTNRATTAGFWKATGRDKAIHLSNAKSIGMRKTLVFYTGRAPHGQKTDWIMHEYRLDDDNSQVQEDGWVVCRVFKKKNHCRVFQPESAQEAEHFTQMKLFSPESAFAQPSFISPASLNTMDIQCSQNLLRLTAGGCAGLMHQERFNGDWSFLDKLLASHHQSMDHHQHPQSKCNPSSHQVPDHVGSSSSTSQKFPFQYLGCETDILKFSK
- the LOC108984349 gene encoding protein SOMBRERO-like isoform X1; the encoded protein is MMPGNGQLSVPPGFRFHPTDEELLYYYLRKKVSYEAIDLDVIREVDLNKLEPWDLKEKCRIGSGPQNEWYFFSHKDKKYPTGTRTNRATTAGFWKATGRDKAIHLSNAKSIGMRKTLVFYTGRAPHGQKTDWIMHEYRLDDDNSQVQEDGWVVCRVFKKKNHCRVFQPESAQEAEHFTQMKASGSAPVLLEPKQTHLRPLYDYKFDGPMHLPQLFSPESAFAQPSFISPASLNTMDIQCSQNLLRLTAGGCAGLMHQERFNGDWSFLDKLLASHHQSMDHHQHPQSKCNPSSHQVPDHVGSSSSTSQKFPFQYLGCETDILKFSK